GATACCTACTCCAAAAATTAAAAAATCATCCTTGACATTAAACCATGCATCATATTGAGAAAGTTGAGGATCCAGAAAAGCATGGAAAAAATCAGGGTCTAAATCGATAGTGCCTTTACAAAATGTTTGATAAGTAAAAACATAGTTTTTTGACTTTTTAAATAAATTCCTTTTAACAATACTGCCTGCCCCGTCACATGCTACAATAATTCTGGCTCTTTCTTCATATATTTCGCTGTCATGAAGTTTTACTGATACGTGGTCATGTTTCTCTTTGCAAGAAAGGGCCGAAGTTGATTGTCTAAGCTCAGCACCTGCACTTTGAGCCTTTAAAGCAAGCCATTCATCAAATAAACTTCTCCATACATTCAAACCATCGCTTTCAAATTTAAATGTTTGATTCTTTTCATTGGTAATGATAATGCCTTTGCTTATATGAGGTTTACATAAAACTGAATGAGGTATTTTTCCGAATTCATTTTCAATTAGGTTGATAGATTTCTTAATTAAGATGCCCGAACATGATTTTTCTCGAGGTATCTTCATTCTTTCAACCAGCAGAACATTATAATCTGCATCGGCCAACCTTTTCGCTGTCATACAACCAGCAGGGCCTGCACCTATTACCATTACGTCGTACATTTAAATTTTTTCCTCCTAAAAGTAAAAATAGGGGTTATATCTTTTAGAAATTATATCCTCATTAAACCCGCGTTGGATTCTGGTATTCGCAGGGAACTGCTGTCTGGCATTTTCCACATCCATACCGTGGTTTATTTAATTTAAGGGTCTTATCCAGGAATTTAGAACAAGATTCGGCATCTTTACCATTTTCATCGATGGCAGTAGGGGGACATCGAGGGATGCACTCGCCACATTTGCTACAGTACTCATCTATTTCTTTATATGGTCTGATGCTAGGTTCAAATTCAATGTCTGTAATGACGCTGCCAAAACGGCCTGCTGCTCCCAAATTGGTAATTAGAGAATAATTCAAACTAAATGTCCCAAGACCTGCAATAAAAGCAGCATGACGCTCTGACCAGTTACTTACATGATTAGCAACTTTAAAACGTTTGTCTAAGGCTGGAGCAACTGCTTTTCCATCAGCTGATTCAATCAATTCAATGATTAACTTCCTTAAATTATTGTTAACCACTTCGCCTTCACAGCGCCCATAAAGCCATTCTATAGATGGCAGACCTTTTTGTCTATTGGAACTGCGTATATGTTCTGTAAAAGGTAAAAAATAAGAAATAACAGATTTTGCTCCCGGTAACCATTCCTCGGGTGTTAAATGCTCTGGTCCAATTACACCATGTTCTTTTAATTTTTCCCAAAGTGGATCAGATGCGCTTGCCACACCAATCAGTGGTTGATCCCATATCTGCATCATATCCAGCTTTTCAACAAAATTCTGTTCGCTATTTTGGATAAACTCTGCTATATTTTCTTTAATAGTATCTAATAACATTTGATCTACCTAATAAAGATTTAATATCAATATTTTACTTCCCTGTGTTTTCTATAAAGTTTGAATTAGGCATTTTAAACACGTGAAAATAAGGTTTAAAATGCAGTTAAAAAGAATTAAAAAGTGAAATTAATTTTTAATTAAAAAAGATATTTTAAAGTAGAGATTATTCTACTGTCACACATTTAGCCAGGTTTTTAGGCTTATCTGGGTCTATACCCTTCATCACGCTGATGTAATATGATAAAAGTTGTAGAGGAATGACATAAGGTACAGCTGAAAATATCTCATCAATCCCATCGTCAAATTCAATCATATCCCTGGTCTCTGATCTTAAATCTTCGTCTTTTGATGATCCAAGACCAATAACACGAGCACCTCTTGCATTTACTTCTTCAACATTACTTAATGTTTTATCATGGCTTTTACCTGGAGGTACTACTGCAACAACAGGAACACCATCATCAATAAGTGCGAGTGGGCCATGTTTCAATTCACCAGAAGCGTAACCTTCTGCATGTATATAAGTTATCTCTTTAAGCTTTAAAGCCCCTTCTAGAGCAGTTGGATATGAAAATCCTCGTCCGATAAAGAAGAAATCTCTAGCATCTTTATATTTGCATGCTATTTTCTTAATGAAGTCTTCATTCTCAAGTATTGATTCCATATGATCTGGAATACTTTCTAACTTTTCTAAAAGTTCCATCCGCCCGCTCATGCAGATTGCAAGAAGATAGATGGATGTGAGTTGACTTATATATGTTTTAGTTGCTGCTACGCCAATTTCAGGACCTGCTCTCGTGTATACGACATATTCTGCTTCTCTGGTTACTGTACTTCCGACCACATTTACAATGGCAAGTGTTTTGGCTTTGTGATTGACAAGTCTTAAAGCTTTAAGTGTATCTGCAGTTTCTCCAGATTGTGTTATAACGATTACAAGTGTATTTTCATCCAGTGTTTCTGCAGAATATTCGAATTCAGAAGCTAAAGTAACATCTGTTGAAATTCCAACCAGATTTTCGAATAGATATTTACCAATTAAAGATGCATGGTATGATGTTCCGCAAGCTACAAAACATATTCTATTAAATTTAGGGAAACTCTGGACAATTTTTTTAATTTCAGATGCTTCACGAATAGTATTTTTAACTGCTTTTGGTTGCTCGTGAATTTCTTTCAACATGAAGTGATCGTAACCACCTTTTTCAGCCATATCCGGGGTCCAATCAATGACGAAAATTTCTTTTTCAATTACTTTGCCTTCAGGATCTTTTATTGTAATCCCATCATCACTTAAGATAACCATTTCGTTATCTTCAAGATAAATAACTTTATTTGTATGTTTTAATATTGCAGGGACGTCTGATGCTATAAAGTACTCACCTGTGCCCTTTCCTACTATAAGAGGACTTTCTTTTCTTGCACCTACAACTTTATTTGGTTCATCACGGGATATAGCTGCCAGAGCATATGAACCTTTAAGATCTCCAATTGCAAGCCTTGTTGCATCCTCTAAATTGTTTCCCTGTTCCATATATTTTTCTATAAGGTGTGGTATAACTTCAGTATCGGTTTCAGACTTAAATATATGTCCTTCTTTTTCTAACTGGCTTTTTAATTCTTTGTAATTTTCAATTATTCCATTGTGGACTACAGCTATTCTATTTTTACAGTCAGTATGTGGGTGGGCATTTTCTTTTGTAGGTAACCCGTGGGTAGCCCACCTGACATGAGCTATTCCCATTTCTCCAGGAAGGTCAGTTAACTTTAGATTTGCCTGGACATCATCGATTTTTCCCTTGTCTTTTTTAATAGTTATATCGCTTCCAGATGTTGCAATACCTATAGAATCGTAGCCTCTATATTCAAGCCTCTTTACACATTCTAAAAGTACAGGCGCAGCCTTTTCATTATTTAATATACATCCTATTATCCCGCACATAAATTTCACCAAAAGGTGTACTATGAGTATTAATTATACTCTACTTTATTATTAATTGTGTTTCATCAATTTTTATAATTTTAAATTTATAATAACTTTATTATAATTCCTATCTCATATAAATGAGTAACATTCTTTTATTTTTTTAAGTTTTGCATCAATTTTATAATCCTAAAATTACAACATATTACAACATCACTAATTGGAATTATATCTATATAAATATTTGATACTAAATATAAGAAATGGAGTTTAACATGACTATCGAAATTGGAACCCTAATATATCAAGGTAAAGCCAAAGGCGTATATGAAACTGATGACCCTCAGAAAGTTGTTGTAGAATTTAGAGATGATATAACAGCAGGAGATGGGGCTAAAAAGGATAATTTAAGTGAAAAAGGATTCTGGAATTCAATAATTTCTGCCAAATTTTTTGAGCTGCTTGAAGAAGCTGGAATCCAAACTCAATATATAGAACTTATAAAACCAGGACTTATGCTGTCAAAAAAACTTGAAATGATTCCACTGGAAGTAATCACAAGAAATATAGCTGCTGGAAGTCTCCTTAGAAGATATCCATTTGAGGCAAAACAAACATTTGAGCCTCCGATAATACAGATAGACTATAAAAGCGATGAATATGGAGACCCAATGTTAAATGATGAGATTGCAGTTGCACTTGGACTTATAGATGAATATAGACTTAAAATTATTAAAGAAACTACTTTAAGAATAAATAAAGTGTTAAAAGATTTCTTAGAATCCAAAGGAATTCTATTCCCTGATTTTAAAATTGAGTTTGGTTATGATGCAGATGGAAGTATAGTTTTAGGAGATGAAATAAGTCCAGACACATGTAGATTTTGGGATATGGAAACATGTGATACCCTTGATAAAGATCTATTTAGACAAGGAGAGTCTGGTGTTATTGACGCTTATAAAAAAGTTGCATCCATGATACTTGATGATGAAGATAAAGAGAAATGGAATATTGAATTATAGAATGAACATGGACTTTAAGTAAAATTTTCATAATAAAGTTAATAAGGATAAAGTGTAATCTATGAATGAATAAACTTATTACTTTTAATTTTATTTTATTGGTGATGATATGAAGTACGATGCTGAAGTTAGAATAAGCCTTAAAAAAGGCATGTTAAATCCTGAAGCTTCAACAACACAGAGGGCTCTTGCTCTTTTAGGATATGAAGTTGAAGGAACTGCAACTATTAAAATAATTAAATTTACACTCGAAGAAGAAAATGAAAAACTTGCAATGGAAGAAGTGGACGATATGTGCCAAAGACTTCTCTGTAATCCTGTAATTCATGATTACGAAATTAATATAACTCCAAGTGATGCATAATATTGGAATATGCATTATAAAAATAATATAAAGAGGAAAACAATGAAAGTAGGAATTATACGCTTTCCAGGTTCAAACTGTGATAGAGATGTATTTCACGCTCTAAAAATTGCAGGGGGAGAACCTGATTACGTTTGGTGGAATCAAAAAGACTTATCTGATTTTGATGCAATTGTAATTCCTGGCGGCTTTTCTTATGGAGATTACCTGAGGGCTGGAGCAATAGCCTCAATAACTCCAGTTATTGATGGTATCAAAGAAATAGTTAAAGAGGAAAAACCAGTCCTTGGAATTTGTAACGGTGCTCAAATACTTGCAGAAGTAGGTTTAGTGCCCGGAATATTCACAAATAATGAAAATGCTAAATTCATATGCAAGCAGGTGGAATTAAAAGTTGCATCAACCCGAACTCCTTTTACAAGCATGTATAAAAAGAATGAAATTATCAACATGCCTATGGCACACGCGGAAGGCCGCTATTACAATGAAGAAATTGAAAAACTTCATGATCAGGATCAAATCGTGCTGAAATTTGAAGGAGAAAACCCAAATGGATCCATGGAGGCCATAACTGGAGTTTGTGATGAAACAGGACTTATATGTGCTGTAATGCCTCATCCAGAAAGAGCATCAGAAATGGTTTTAGGTTCTTCAGACGGTCTTAAATTCTTTAAGGGAATAGTTAATTTTAAATCATAGGATAATCCATAGAATTATCCATAATTCTTTTATAATTTAAACGGTGAACACATGGTAGTTTATTTAGTAGGTGCGGGTCCAGGAGATCCCGAACTTATCACTCTCAAAGCTGTAAACGTGTTAAAAAAAGCGGATGTTGTACTGTACGACAAACTTGCAAATGAAGAAATTTTAAAGTATGCTGAAGGTGCAAAACTAATATATGTCGGAAAACAAGCAGGACATCATTACAAATCTCAAAATGAAATCAATACTCTTCTTGTTGAAGAAGCAAAAGAAAATGATTTAGTAGTACGCCTTAAAGGTGGAGACCCCTTTGTATTTGGAAGAGGAGGCGAGGAAATTCTGGCCCTTGTAGAAGAAGGAATTGATTTTGAGTTAGTTCCAGGGGTAACTTCTGCAATTGGAGTTCCAACAACAATTGGGCTTCCAGTTACTCATAGAGGTGTTGCAACATCGTTTACAGTTGTTACAGGTCATGAAGACCCAACAAAATGCAAGAAACAGGTAGGATGGGACTTTAAAGCAGATACTATTGTAATACTTATGGGTATTGGAAATTTAGCTGAAAATACAGCAGAAATTATGAAACATAAAGATCCTGAAACTCCAGTTTGTGTAATTGAAAATGGTACGATGGAAGGTCAAAGGATAATAACGGGCACACTGGAAAATATAGCTGGAAAGGATATTAAACCTCCTGCTTTAGTGGTTATTGGAAATGTTGTCAATGTTTTTAAAGAAATGAATCAAATCAGTGGCTGATCTATTAAGAAGGCAATATCATGAATGGATTAGAAGGTAAAAAAATTGTTATAACAAGACCTGCTGAAAGGGCTAAAGACTCAGTTGAAATGGTAAAATCTTATGGAGCAGTTCCAATTGTAACTCCTACAATTGAACTCAAAGATTCCAAGCCAGAAGAAGTGATAAAATTATGTAATATGATAAATGAACTTGATTGGCTTATATTTACGTCTCCAAGGGCTATAAAATCATTTTTTAAACACTGCAGTCTTGAAGGTGCTGAAAATTTAAAGATAGCAACTATAGGCCCTAAAACTGAAGAGGTTTTAAATGAATACAATGTAAGAGCCGATCTTATCCCTGATAATTATACTGCAGAAGGACTTCTGGAAGCATTTGAAAAATTTGATGTTAATGGCATGAAAATGGGGCTTCCAAGAACCATGGTTGCAAGATATACACTTCCAAATGGGCTTGAGGATAGGGGGGCGCAGGTTTTCCTTGCAGACGCATATAAGTCAGAGATGCCTGATGATAAATCAAAGATTTATAAGCTTATAGATGACATATTGAATAAAGATATAGATGTTGTAATGTTTACAAGCCCTTTAACGGTTAAAAATCTCATTAAAGTTGCTAAAGAAGAAAATAAAGCAGAAATTTTAGATATATTCAGAAATAATGAGGTTTTAGTTGCAGCAATTGGACCTATAACCAAAAAGGTGCTGGATGCATATAAAATAAATCCAGTAATGCCTGAAGTATATACATTTAAAAATATGCTGGATAAACTGGTAGACGTTATGAATAATCCGAGTGAGGGGAACTGATGAGAACTATAATATGGCCTGTTTATATTGACGCTGAGAGGACAAAAAAAGATGGAAGACGTATTTCTAAGGAAGATGCAGTAGCTTCTCCAAAAATAAGGGAAATTAACAGAGCTGCACAAAAACTCCATCTTAACCCTGAAGTTGAAAAATATAAATCTTATTCTAGATCATGGTGGGAATCATCTGGTAGAGTGATTGTAGATAAGAGCAACACTAAAAAAGAAACGCTGATTAAAATAAGTAACATGATAAAGGGAATGCGGTCTTAACTAATATTTTAAGGAAGACATATAATTTTATAATTTAAGTTTAGTTTATAATCTTTAATTTCATTTGTTTTTAATTATATGCGATTGAATATGACAAATTAAATTTTCACTGGAGCTAAAAACGAAATGGAAATCAATAAACAGGATCAAATGAACCTTGCGTTTTCAAAGGCTCATGAAATGGTTCAGAATGCTGAAGATATTAAGATATACAGCCATATCGACTGTGATGGGATAACTGCTGGTGCAATATTATCTTCCATGCTTGATAATCTAGAGAAAGACCATGAAGTTGAATTCGTGACTCTGGATAAAATAGATGGCCTTGAACTTGAGAATGAACTTACCATATTTTCGGATTTGGGCTCTGGACAAAATGTAGACAAATTAGGAAATGGTTCATCTAATGTACTTATTTTAGACCATCACCCTCCTTTAAGACCAATGGTTTTTGACAACCATGTTTCGGGCAAGTTCCTGGAATTAAACTGCCATTACTATGGTATAGATGGATCACATGATGTTTCAGGAGGTGGAATGTCCTACCTACTTGCACACACATTTGGATTTGATGATCTAAGCTGGTTAGGAGTCTTAAGTGCAGTTGGAGATATGCAAAACAGCATGTCTGGGAAATTAGTGGGTTTAAATAAGGAAATTCTTGCAGCAAGTATTCAAAGCAAACTTATAGCTACAAATAATGATCTTTCTATCTATGGAAGACAGACAAGGCCAATATTTGTGGCGCTTTCATATTTTGGGGATGTTAAACTCCCTATAACAAATAGTAGGACTGAATGTATTCATATGTTGAATAAGCTTGATATTCCAACTAAAAATGGTAAAAGAGCAAGAGTTTTATGTGATTTAACTCAGGAAGAAAAGGGCAAAATATTTTCAGAGTTAGTCCGGATGTTAAGCAAAGAAGTGCCTCAAAGGTACATAAAACATGTTCCAAAACTTGTTGCTGGGGAGTCTTATGACTTTTTAGGGGAACGAAAGTATTCTCCACTTAGGGATGCCAGTGAATTTTCAACTGCAGTTAATGCTTGCAGCCGTCATAAACATCCAGAAATTGCACTCAATGTCCTGAAAGGCGATAGGGGTCTTGCACTGGACGAGATGGATCAACTTGCACTTGAGCACAGGAGATATCTTGCTCAAAAAATGGAATGGGTAACGGAAGAAAATAGGATTATTTCTTTAGATAACCTGCAGTATTTTGACGGCAGCGAAATAAAAAGTGAAGTAATTGGAACTGTTGCTGGAATGATTTTAAGCTATGGTGATTGGAGAAAACCAATAATTGGATTTACTCCTGTTGGAGAAGATTCTGAAGGAATTAAAGTATCACTTCGTTGTTCACGTCTTTTAGCTTATGATGGAATACATTTTGGAAATATAATAAGGAAGGTGGCAGCTAAAGTCGGTGGAAACGGTGGTGGACACTCTGTTGCATGTGGGGCCTATATTCCTGAAGAAAATATGGATAAATTCCTTAATGTATTTGATGAATATTTAACCGGTAAAATTTAGTTTCAATTTAATATTTTTTTTTCTTTAAAATTGGTAAGGTGTATCATTTTTAATTTTTCATAATTTAATTTAATAAAAAATCTTGCCCGCACCTTAAATGCTGTAAAAAATATAAATGAATCCTATAATTTACGAAATGCACCATTGGCAGGATAAAATAAGATAAATTTCTTTGTTACTGATAGAAATATTAAAATACTTTTTTTCGTATAAATATTACTATGAATAAAGCATTCCCTAAATTTGAAAAATTATTTTTAAATTATATCAATGAGATGGGAGAAACTTCAGGTGGTTTTATTAGCATTGTTAATTCAGGTACCATTGAAGAGGGTAATCCAAAGATAATCGGGCAAGAACTGCAGAAAGCATCAGATATTCTGGAGGTTAGGCTTGAAGATATAGAATTTCAACCATATGAATATGAAAAAGGTAAAACAAGGTCTCGATTAAAAGAAGCCCTAAACACGCTTCGTGAAAAGGGAAAAGAAATGGAAAACATGACAACTCTAGAATCAAAAGAATATCACTGGTATATAATAGCCTTAACTATGGATATCATCTCCAGCCTGTTCAATCACATTGAAATTTATTTAACGGAACATTCTCGTTAATTTGTGTTAGGTAAAAAATTATTCAGGTTAATTGTTAAAGGTGATTAAAATGTATAAAAAAATATTGTTGCCCACAGATGGTTCACAACCTGCCCTTAAAGCTGCAGAACAGGCTATATGGATTGCAGGTAAGAGTAATGCAGAACTTTTAGCATTATATGTAATTGATAATTCTTTATTTATGGGATTACCAACTGAAAAAGCAATAACAAGGGTTAAAGAAATGCTTGAAGATGAAGGAAGAAAATCCTTTGATGCTATCATTGATATGTCATTAAAATGTAAAGAAGAACTTAATACTGAAATAAAATTAGTTTTTATGACCAAGGAAGGCCGTCCCGCCCGTACGATTCGTAAGACCATTGAAGAGGAAGGAATTGATCTTGTTGTTATGGGGACTGCTGGAAAACATGGTATGGACAGATTTTTACTTGGAAGCGTTGCAGAAAAAGTAGTAAGAACTGCATCATGTCCGGTACTGGTAGTACGGTAAAATTAATCATATTTAAGAAATAATGGAAATATTATACTGTAAACTATTTTATATGATGTAGATTTTAACTTATTAAATTTAACCATATTTAAAGCATAATGCTTTATTTATAAACAATATTTTAACGTTTGATTATTCATGACAAACACAAGGCTCTATTTAATAAATTAGTTATATGATAATATCGTATATTTTACTTGAGAATATTTTCATGATAGATTTTAATAATTTAGTCTTTACTATTTCAGTTGAATTTAAATTCTTTAAATTAATAAATTGGTGAATAAATGAAAGTTTTTAAGAAAAAAGGAGAACTCACAAGGTTTCAGATTCTTGCAGAGATAGCCAAGCAGCAGCCCCACCTGAGGCAAAAGGACATAGCTGAAAAACTTGGAATAACCATCCAAGCAGTCTCTGAAAATATTAAAAGCTTAACTGATGACGGTTTTGTAGAAATAAGGGAAGGAACTGCAAGGTACCATATTACAAAAAGAGGTATTGAAAAGCTTAAAAAAGAAGCTGTTGACCTTAGAAAATATGCAGATGAAGTTGTAGAAACAATGAACACTTATAAGTCAATATGGCCTGCAATAGCAAAAGAGGAGCTTAAATCTGGCCAAAATGTATGGCTTAAAATGGAAAATGGAGTTTTATATGCCACAAATGAAAAAACGTCGGCATCAGCAGAAGTGCTTAATGATGCAGTTTCAGGAGAAGATGTAGCTTTAACCAGACTAAATGGTACAATAGAGCTTAAATCGGGTAATGTAACCATAATAAAACTTCCTACAATAAATCATGGAGGATCAAGGGCAGTTGATACCCTTAAAATACAGGAAATATATAAAAAAGGATTTGATAGGGTGGGTATAATGGGGACCATCTCAAGGGCTGTGACAGATAAATTAAAAATTTCTCCAGATTTTGAATTTGCAACTCCTTATGCCACTGTGGCTGCAGCAAAAAGAGGTTTGAACGTGCTGGTTTTTGCTGTTGGTAACATGACTAAAAGCATAACAAAAAAAATGGATGAGGAAGGTATTCAATACACTATAGAAGATTTTAAAGAATGATCTATGTCACAGGGTCTGCTTTATCCTCTTAATTATTTACTCTTTTTTAGGCCAGTTTAAATTAATAGTATATTCTAAAAATTTAATATTAAATATTACATAACTTTAATATGGACTGGTTCATGGTTTATGTCATCTTCAGAATACTGATTATAGTGCTTATTTTGATTATCGTATTTAGAAAACTGGTTTAAAGCGTAATATGAATATTTATAGAAATTTTAATCCATTGTAATTAAGTTTTGCAACTACTGCATTTTCAATACTTGTGTCTGGACTTTTAGAAATTGCAAAAGCTGTATTTCCTAACATGGCCATAGACGCGCCTATTGTTTCTTCTTCAAGTATATTTACAGCTTCGCAAACTTCACTGCTCATAAGCATGGTTTTTTCAGCGAATTTCCTTGATAATTTCATTAAATTTTCAGGTCTTGGATCATTAGTAAGCTTAAATAACAGGTCTCTTCCTGTTGAGTTAATCCTTTCTTTATGAACGGGATCTTCGATGATGTCTCCTGTATTTATTTCTCCAAAACATTTTGAAATAACATAAAGGTCTTCAGACTGATTTAAGAGTAATTTATCTGTTAATCCAATTCCAGGTGCGCCTTCTTTGAGCCTTAAAACAAGCCCTCCCGATAGAGCCCCTATAACATCACCTAAACCACTTTTCATTTCCACCTCTGCAAGATGGGCAATTTGTGCGGCTTTATTAAATGTTAAAGGCAGATCAAGAATCTTTGAAATTCCTAGAGATGCTCCAAGAGCAAATGATGCCGAAGTCCCAAATCCTGCCCCAATGGGCACATCTACATCGTGATTGATTATTATTTTTTTGTTATCTAAATTATAATCTCTTTTAATGATCTCTATGGTTTTTTCAGTTATTGTAGCATTTCGCACATCAGTTTTTCCATTTATTTTTATTTGAACTCCATTTCCATCACTTATTTTTGTCTTTGTTATAACTCCTTGGTCCATAACAACTCCCGCACCGCGGGATCCTTTTTTAATAGGATCATCATTATCTCGTATCTCAAAAAAGCCCGTAATATGAGATGGAACAAATATTGAACAATTCATTTTAACACCCTTTAGATAAAAACGATTTAATTTGAATATTTAAGTTATTATTTTAACAATTTTAAAATAGTGAAATCTAAGATTTCATTTTAACACGGTTATCAAATATTGAAGTTGATCACGATTATCAATTTAACATTTTTTTTAAAAATCAATAAAATCTTAAATTTTTATTTTATCACTATATTTTAATAGGCTGTTTGACAATAAAAAGATAAGGAAAATTTCAATATTAATTATCTAAAAACAATTATAATTCAAATTCAAATATCAGTTGGGAGGGAATCATATAAATAAAAGAATAGACCTTCACATGCACAGTATATTCAGCGACGGGGAACTTTTACCGTCTGAAATTGCAAGGAGAGCACATGTATTAAACCATGAAGCAATTGCAATAACTGATCACGTTGATGCGTCTAATATTGATTGTGTTAGACGGATAAGAGATGTAATATTAGATATAAGAGAAAACTGGGATATAGAAGTCATTCCAGGGGCTGAAATAACCCATGCTCCGGCTGAAATTATAGGCAAACTTGCTAACAAGGCCAGAAAATTAGGGGCAGAAATAATAGTTGTCCACGGGGAAACCTTAATGGAGCCTGTAGTGGAAGGAACTAACTGGGCTGCAGTAAACTGTCCTGAGGTGGATATACTGGCACACCCGGGACTAATAACTCAAGAAGAAGCTCAAACTGCAAAAGATAACAACATTGCACTTGAGATAAGCGCGAGGAGAGGCCATTCACTTTCAAATGGGCACGTAGCTAAAGTGGCCATGGAAGTAGGGGCTAATATGGTTGTAGACACGGACACACACGCACCGGAAGATATTATCTCTTATGAAACGGCTTATAATATAGCAAGAGGTGCGGGATTACCTGAAAAGGAGATTATGCGGGCACTGAGGGATAACCCTCTGGAGATTTTAAGGAATAAGGGTATAATTGAGTGAATTGTATCCTTTACTTTTTCTAAAATGCCTCAAAAACTCCCCTTTAACATGAATATCGATATATTCTCAACAAGATTAGTAATATGATATATAAAGGAATAACAGAGTCATTTTTTCCTAAATTGTATAGTGTAAAGAAAACTATTTAATTATTTCTATAATAGTTGATAAAAATTAAAATAAAATTGAATTTATAATGATCTCTTTAATCTAAATTAAAATATATAACAAATGGAAATAGTTTCAAAATTGGAATAAAG
This genomic window from Methanobacterium veterum contains:
- the purQ gene encoding phosphoribosylformylglycinamidine synthase subunit PurQ, giving the protein MKVGIIRFPGSNCDRDVFHALKIAGGEPDYVWWNQKDLSDFDAIVIPGGFSYGDYLRAGAIASITPVIDGIKEIVKEEKPVLGICNGAQILAEVGLVPGIFTNNENAKFICKQVELKVASTRTPFTSMYKKNEIINMPMAHAEGRYYNEEIEKLHDQDQIVLKFEGENPNGSMEAITGVCDETGLICAVMPHPERASEMVLGSSDGLKFFKGIVNFKS
- the glmS gene encoding glutamine--fructose-6-phosphate transaminase (isomerizing), whose translation is MCGIIGCILNNEKAAPVLLECVKRLEYRGYDSIGIATSGSDITIKKDKGKIDDVQANLKLTDLPGEMGIAHVRWATHGLPTKENAHPHTDCKNRIAVVHNGIIENYKELKSQLEKEGHIFKSETDTEVIPHLIEKYMEQGNNLEDATRLAIGDLKGSYALAAISRDEPNKVVGARKESPLIVGKGTGEYFIASDVPAILKHTNKVIYLEDNEMVILSDDGITIKDPEGKVIEKEIFVIDWTPDMAEKGGYDHFMLKEIHEQPKAVKNTIREASEIKKIVQSFPKFNRICFVACGTSYHASLIGKYLFENLVGISTDVTLASEFEYSAETLDENTLVIVITQSGETADTLKALRLVNHKAKTLAIVNVVGSTVTREAEYVVYTRAGPEIGVAATKTYISQLTSIYLLAICMSGRMELLEKLESIPDHMESILENEDFIKKIACKYKDARDFFFIGRGFSYPTALEGALKLKEITYIHAEGYASGELKHGPLALIDDGVPVVAVVPPGKSHDKTLSNVEEVNARGARVIGLGSSKDEDLRSETRDMIEFDDGIDEIFSAVPYVIPLQLLSYYISVMKGIDPDKPKNLAKCVTVE
- a CDS encoding NAD(P)/FAD-dependent oxidoreductase; amino-acid sequence: MYDVMVIGAGPAGCMTAKRLADADYNVLLVERMKIPREKSCSGILIKKSINLIENEFGKIPHSVLCKPHISKGIIITNEKNQTFKFESDGLNVWRSLFDEWLALKAQSAGAELRQSTSALSCKEKHDHVSVKLHDSEIYEERARIIVACDGAGSIVKRNLFKKSKNYVFTYQTFCKGTIDLDPDFFHAFLDPQLSQYDAWFNVKDDFLIFGVGIKEPSTMKMYHSRFFSFLNSKFNVKIESCVKDEVGIMPGVMPGCPLDLGTGRILFAGEAANFLNPIGEGISSALTSGYGAAEAVKSVYKTNNFSVKSLINTYKCNILPEKEYMTRQWTILAGMSSKFSYMK
- the purC gene encoding phosphoribosylaminoimidazolesuccinocarboxamide synthase translates to MTIEIGTLIYQGKAKGVYETDDPQKVVVEFRDDITAGDGAKKDNLSEKGFWNSIISAKFFELLEEAGIQTQYIELIKPGLMLSKKLEMIPLEVITRNIAAGSLLRRYPFEAKQTFEPPIIQIDYKSDEYGDPMLNDEIAVALGLIDEYRLKIIKETTLRINKVLKDFLESKGILFPDFKIEFGYDADGSIVLGDEISPDTCRFWDMETCDTLDKDLFRQGESGVIDAYKKVASMILDDEDKEKWNIEL
- the cobA gene encoding uroporphyrinogen-III C-methyltransferase, which gives rise to MVVYLVGAGPGDPELITLKAVNVLKKADVVLYDKLANEEILKYAEGAKLIYVGKQAGHHYKSQNEINTLLVEEAKENDLVVRLKGGDPFVFGRGGEEILALVEEGIDFELVPGVTSAIGVPTTIGLPVTHRGVATSFTVVTGHEDPTKCKKQVGWDFKADTIVILMGIGNLAENTAEIMKHKDPETPVCVIENGTMEGQRIITGTLENIAGKDIKPPALVVIGNVVNVFKEMNQISG
- a CDS encoding epoxyqueuosine reductase, with the protein product MLLDTIKENIAEFIQNSEQNFVEKLDMMQIWDQPLIGVASASDPLWEKLKEHGVIGPEHLTPEEWLPGAKSVISYFLPFTEHIRSSNRQKGLPSIEWLYGRCEGEVVNNNLRKLIIELIESADGKAVAPALDKRFKVANHVSNWSERHAAFIAGLGTFSLNYSLITNLGAAGRFGSVITDIEFEPSIRPYKEIDEYCSKCGECIPRCPPTAIDENGKDAESCSKFLDKTLKLNKPRYGCGKCQTAVPCEYQNPTRV
- the purS gene encoding phosphoribosylformylglycinamidine synthase subunit PurS, which gives rise to MKYDAEVRISLKKGMLNPEASTTQRALALLGYEVEGTATIKIIKFTLEEENEKLAMEEVDDMCQRLLCNPVIHDYEINITPSDA